From the genome of Methanocella sp., one region includes:
- a CDS encoding ABC transporter ATP-binding protein, with translation MTEPVIKVDALVKKYGNFMAVDGISFTVDQGEVFAFLGPNGAGKTTTVEILETLRTPTSGSVSVLGMDIRRQEQKIKQKVGVMPQSFNAFDWLTVRENIEYFGSMYSKTVDIDHLIETFGLKDKRRELFKNLSGGLKQRVGIALALVNDPDIVFLDEPTTGLDPRARRDVWEAVRELKNRGKTVFLTTHYMDEAYYLADRIDVIFKGKIVAEGTPEDLINKYGGGNTLIIRDCCEKAREQLVRAIPGSRISGSDILTKLPPEDGMASIAKAVSILNNGDLSCKEIYVKKSTLEDVFLNLTGEKLTEEAS, from the coding sequence ATGACAGAACCGGTCATTAAAGTGGATGCGCTCGTCAAAAAATATGGTAACTTCATGGCAGTAGACGGCATTTCCTTTACCGTCGACCAGGGCGAGGTTTTCGCCTTCCTGGGCCCGAATGGTGCGGGAAAGACGACGACCGTCGAGATCCTGGAGACGCTCAGGACGCCGACTTCCGGCAGCGTCAGCGTCCTTGGCATGGATATCCGCAGGCAAGAGCAGAAGATCAAGCAGAAGGTCGGCGTGATGCCGCAGAGCTTTAATGCTTTCGACTGGCTGACCGTCCGGGAGAACATCGAGTATTTCGGCTCGATGTACTCGAAGACCGTCGACATCGACCACCTCATCGAGACCTTCGGCCTTAAGGATAAGCGCCGAGAACTCTTCAAGAACCTTTCCGGCGGCCTGAAGCAGCGCGTCGGCATCGCCCTGGCGCTGGTCAACGACCCGGACATCGTGTTCCTTGACGAGCCCACCACGGGACTGGACCCCAGGGCGCGGAGGGACGTGTGGGAGGCCGTCCGGGAATTAAAGAATCGTGGAAAGACCGTGTTCCTCACGACCCACTACATGGACGAAGCGTATTATCTTGCGGACCGCATCGACGTCATCTTCAAGGGCAAGATCGTGGCGGAGGGGACGCCGGAAGACCTGATCAATAAGTATGGCGGAGGGAATACGCTCATCATACGTGACTGTTGCGAAAAAGCGAGGGAACAGCTGGTCAGGGCGATACCCGGCAGCCGGATCTCGGGCAGCGACATCCTCACGAAGCTGCCTCCCGAAGACGGAATGGCAAGTATCGCCAAAGCCGTGTCCATTCTCAATAACGGCGACCTCTCCTGTAAGGAGATATACGTGAAAAAGTCGACGCTCGAGGACGTGTTCCTGAACCTGACGGGCGAGAAGCTCACTGAGGAGGCGTCGTAG
- a CDS encoding PadR family transcriptional regulator: MSDMNDLWRKLSKLGRYGGYGGLRSWVLYMLGERPMNGAEIMDSMESMSYGAWRPSPGSIYPLLSKMVEEKLITKREDGRYVLASEGYDRINFFGENVDKRPYSVGNILTDFDNYLSYMEDLQKDKVLPYEDKLGRIIERMTRLKESLHK; the protein is encoded by the coding sequence ATGAGCGACATGAACGATCTATGGAGAAAGCTCAGCAAGCTGGGCCGGTACGGCGGCTACGGAGGACTAAGGTCCTGGGTCCTGTACATGCTCGGCGAGCGCCCGATGAACGGGGCAGAGATCATGGACAGCATGGAGTCCATGAGCTATGGGGCCTGGAGGCCGTCCCCTGGCTCGATCTACCCCCTCCTGAGCAAGATGGTGGAGGAAAAGCTGATCACCAAGAGGGAGGATGGCAGGTATGTCCTCGCCTCCGAAGGATACGACCGCATCAACTTCTTTGGTGAGAACGTGGACAAAAGGCCCTACTCCGTCGGCAACATTCTGACGGATTTCGACAACTATCTCTCCTATATGGAGGACCTGCAGAAGGATAAGGTCCTGCCATATGAGGATAAGCTGGGCAGGATCATCGAGAGGATGACAAGGCTGAAGGAATCGCTGCACAAGTAA
- a CDS encoding flavodoxin family protein → MSDISVIVYSRSGNTRKVADAIAEELGVKAVDVKASHPDDAKIMFLGTGTYGSKAGEDMMKFIESGNFTGRKVAIFYTSMNPHGNQKMENTLSDALKQKGAAILGIYHCQGKTFLLFNRSHPTQEELDNAKKFAKEMIKSS, encoded by the coding sequence ATGAGCGATATCTCTGTTATAGTTTATTCCAGGAGTGGAAATACAAGGAAAGTGGCGGACGCCATAGCAGAAGAGCTGGGTGTTAAGGCTGTAGATGTCAAGGCATCGCATCCAGACGATGCGAAGATTATGTTCCTGGGAACCGGGACATATGGCAGTAAAGCGGGTGAAGATATGATGAAATTCATTGAGTCGGGCAACTTTACAGGCCGCAAGGTAGCCATTTTCTATACGTCTATGAATCCCCATGGAAATCAAAAAATGGAAAATACCTTGTCGGATGCTTTAAAGCAGAAGGGCGCCGCTATACTAGGTATATATCATTGTCAGGGCAAAACTTTTTTATTATTTAATAGAAGCCATCCCACTCAAGAGGAATTAGATAACGCAAAGAAGTTCGCAAAAGAAATGATCAAATCGAGTTAA
- a CDS encoding Lrp/AsnC family transcriptional regulator: MIDAIDRKILAELAKDSKIPLAKIGEECGITRQTVASRIRKLEKEGAIKKYKAVINYEKLGLRSYFILFLKLDVSDQEKAAEFIRSIKTDPSVLMDVSITGEWDVMLLLAFCDVKEYEYYTNDLRARMGPMLKDSKSHVVLNFYKNTDDYVPGA, encoded by the coding sequence ATGATCGATGCAATCGACCGTAAGATCTTAGCGGAATTGGCAAAAGACTCGAAGATACCGCTGGCTAAAATCGGGGAAGAGTGCGGCATAACCCGGCAGACGGTGGCGTCACGCATAAGAAAGCTGGAAAAGGAAGGCGCTATCAAGAAATATAAGGCCGTGATCAATTACGAGAAGCTCGGCCTGCGCTCCTATTTTATACTGTTTTTAAAGCTCGACGTCTCGGACCAGGAGAAGGCGGCGGAATTCATCCGCTCGATCAAGACCGACCCGAGCGTGCTCATGGACGTCTCCATCACGGGGGAGTGGGACGTCATGCTGCTGCTGGCCTTCTGCGATGTGAAGGAGTACGAGTACTATACGAACGACCTGCGAGCCCGCATGGGGCCCATGCTGAAAGACAGCAAGAGCCATGTCGTGCTCAATTTCTATAAAAACACGGACGATTACGTGCCGGGTGCCTAA
- the ahcY gene encoding adenosylhomocysteinase produces MKDYVVKDIKLAKQGAERIEWARRHMPVLNYIKEEFHKTKPLKGVNIIACLHVTVETANLISTLQAGGASVALTASNPLSTQDDVAAALAKGGVKVYAIRGENEKQYYENIEAALKIKPNVTLDDGADVIATVHSKHKEYLKGIYGGCEETTTGVIRLRAMASDGALKYPVVAVNDAETKMMFDNRYGTGQSTLHGVINATNVLLAGKSLVVVGYGWCGRGVAMRAKGMGSNVIVVEVNPRKALEAAMDGYRVMDMKQAAKEGDIFITVTGDISVIRKDHFRLMKDQAIVCNSGHFNVEIDLKDLGRMAKKVKEVKNDVMEYVLDDGRRIYVLAEGRLVNLAAAFGHPPEVMDMSFANQALSVKYIVESHKKLKNEVYKVPEAIDNRVAKMKLETMGISIEKLTKEQEKYLSSWSMGT; encoded by the coding sequence ATGAAGGACTACGTCGTTAAGGACATAAAGCTGGCAAAGCAGGGTGCCGAGCGCATCGAATGGGCGCGTCGCCACATGCCGGTGCTGAACTACATCAAGGAAGAATTCCATAAGACAAAGCCCCTGAAGGGCGTTAACATCATCGCGTGTCTTCACGTCACGGTGGAGACGGCGAACCTCATCTCGACGCTTCAGGCCGGCGGCGCCAGCGTGGCGCTGACCGCTTCCAACCCGCTGTCCACGCAGGACGACGTAGCCGCGGCCCTGGCGAAGGGCGGCGTCAAGGTCTACGCAATAAGGGGCGAGAACGAGAAGCAGTACTACGAGAACATCGAGGCCGCCTTAAAGATAAAGCCGAACGTCACGCTGGACGACGGCGCCGACGTCATCGCCACCGTGCATTCGAAGCACAAGGAATACTTGAAAGGCATCTACGGCGGCTGCGAGGAGACTACTACCGGCGTCATACGGCTCCGGGCCATGGCCAGCGACGGCGCGCTTAAGTACCCCGTCGTAGCGGTCAACGACGCCGAGACAAAGATGATGTTCGACAACCGGTACGGCACCGGGCAGAGCACTCTCCACGGGGTCATCAACGCGACGAACGTGCTACTGGCCGGCAAGAGCTTAGTCGTCGTAGGCTACGGCTGGTGCGGACGGGGCGTGGCCATGCGGGCGAAAGGCATGGGCTCGAACGTCATCGTCGTCGAGGTCAACCCCCGCAAAGCCCTCGAGGCGGCCATGGACGGCTACCGCGTCATGGACATGAAGCAGGCCGCAAAGGAGGGCGACATCTTCATCACCGTCACGGGCGACATTTCCGTGATACGAAAGGATCACTTCAGGCTCATGAAGGACCAGGCCATCGTCTGCAACTCGGGCCACTTCAACGTCGAAATCGACCTGAAGGACCTGGGCAGGATGGCGAAGAAGGTCAAAGAAGTGAAGAACGACGTCATGGAGTACGTCCTGGACGACGGGCGCCGGATCTACGTCCTGGCGGAAGGCCGTCTGGTGAATCTGGCGGCGGCGTTCGGCCACCCGCCCGAGGTCATGGACATGAGCTTCGCGAACCAGGCGCTGTCGGTCAAGTACATCGTCGAGAGCCACAAGAAGCTCAAGAACGAGGTCTATAAGGTCCCCGAGGCCATCGATAACAGAGTGGCGAAGATGAAGCTGGAGACCATGGGCATTAGCATCGAGAAATTAACGAAAGAGCAGGAGAAATACCTGAGCTCCTGGAGCATGGGCACATAA
- a CDS encoding PfkB family carbohydrate kinase, with protein MVDVVISGTVALDSIKTPFGEVKEVLGGSAVYSSVAAREFAKTGIISVVGKDFPKKYLAFLNSMGVDTAGIDVQKGDTFRWSGFYEYDMNQAHTLDTKLNVLATFDPKVPEAYRQSKYLFLANTDPEVQMKVYRQMKKPRFVMMDTMNFWIDNKKEALTKMIEKVDAVVLNDAEARQYWDSPNLVNAGRSFLDLGPKAVIIKKGEHGALMFTDGACFSAPAYPLEKLVDPTGAGDSFAGGFIGWLARTEDTSPRNMRKAIIFGSAIASYNAEDFSLNKLKKITRDDIFNRYMMFQDIVSF; from the coding sequence ATGGTCGACGTGGTCATATCGGGCACGGTAGCCCTGGACAGTATTAAGACCCCCTTCGGAGAGGTCAAAGAGGTGCTGGGCGGCTCGGCCGTCTATTCCTCCGTCGCCGCCCGCGAGTTCGCCAAAACGGGCATTATCAGCGTTGTTGGCAAGGACTTCCCGAAGAAATACCTGGCGTTCCTGAATAGCATGGGCGTCGACACCGCGGGCATCGATGTCCAGAAGGGCGATACGTTCCGGTGGTCGGGCTTCTACGAGTACGACATGAACCAGGCCCATACGCTGGACACGAAGCTCAACGTGCTGGCCACGTTCGACCCGAAAGTGCCGGAGGCATACCGGCAGTCTAAATATTTATTTTTAGCGAATACCGACCCCGAAGTCCAGATGAAGGTCTACAGGCAGATGAAGAAACCCCGTTTCGTCATGATGGACACCATGAACTTCTGGATCGACAATAAGAAAGAAGCGCTCACGAAGATGATCGAAAAGGTGGACGCGGTCGTCCTGAACGATGCGGAGGCCCGGCAGTACTGGGACTCGCCGAACCTGGTGAACGCCGGGCGCTCGTTCCTCGACCTGGGCCCGAAGGCGGTCATCATCAAGAAAGGCGAGCATGGCGCGCTAATGTTCACCGACGGGGCCTGCTTCAGCGCGCCGGCGTACCCGCTGGAGAAGCTGGTCGACCCGACGGGCGCGGGCGATTCCTTCGCGGGCGGCTTCATCGGCTGGCTGGCCCGGACTGAGGACACCTCCCCCAGGAACATGCGTAAGGCGATCATCTTCGGCAGCGCCATCGCCTCCTATAATGCGGAAGACTTCAGCCTCAACAAGCTTAAAAAGATTACCCGCGACGACATTTTCAATAGATATATGATGTTCCAGGACATTGTCTCATTTTGA